One part of the Verrucomicrobiota bacterium genome encodes these proteins:
- a CDS encoding glycosyltransferase family 4 protein, translated as MKITFVLPYTGLQGGVRVLAIYAERLQRRGHEVTAVSNPFTMPLRSKVKSVLVGRGWPTNPAGQSHFDRIDVPHTVLNKERPVVDADVPDADVVIATYYATAFGVQNLSRAKGAKAFFIQNHEADKRRRDADAAWRMPLHKIVISKWLLQLAQEEFGDKIVSLVPNSVDLEQFNAVERAKGAVPTVGILYSTSWMKGCRTALKALEKVAAVVPSLRVISFGAEKPGLDLRLPRYAEFHYRPPQNSLRDLYAKCDVWLCGSAREGFHLPPLEAMACRCPVVSTRVGGPLDIIEEGVNGHLVDIEDVDGLSQRLLQVLTLPQHDWKRMSDAAYDTANRFTWDDATDLFEKALELAIERDRRGDWSPRPMILA; from the coding sequence ATGAAAATCACGTTTGTTCTTCCATACACGGGTCTGCAGGGCGGCGTCCGGGTGCTTGCCATCTATGCCGAACGATTGCAACGACGGGGGCATGAGGTGACGGCTGTATCCAACCCGTTCACTATGCCGCTCCGGAGCAAGGTAAAATCCGTCTTAGTGGGTCGCGGGTGGCCGACAAACCCTGCCGGGCAGTCACACTTCGACCGAATAGACGTCCCGCACACCGTCCTCAATAAGGAACGCCCGGTGGTGGATGCCGATGTGCCGGATGCCGATGTGGTCATCGCAACCTATTATGCGACCGCGTTTGGAGTGCAGAACCTCTCTCGAGCAAAAGGCGCAAAAGCCTTCTTTATCCAGAACCATGAAGCGGACAAGCGTAGGCGGGACGCCGATGCGGCCTGGCGAATGCCCCTTCACAAGATCGTGATATCCAAATGGCTCCTGCAGCTGGCGCAGGAGGAGTTTGGGGATAAGATCGTCTCGCTTGTTCCTAACAGCGTCGACTTGGAGCAGTTTAATGCCGTGGAGAGAGCGAAAGGGGCGGTCCCGACCGTCGGCATCCTGTACTCCACATCCTGGATGAAAGGCTGCCGTACCGCCCTTAAAGCGCTGGAGAAGGTAGCGGCTGTCGTGCCGTCGCTTCGGGTCATATCCTTTGGGGCGGAGAAACCCGGTCTGGACCTGCGCCTGCCTCGCTATGCCGAATTCCATTACCGGCCGCCGCAGAACTCCTTGAGAGACCTTTACGCAAAGTGCGACGTGTGGCTATGCGGGAGCGCCCGGGAGGGATTTCATCTGCCTCCACTGGAGGCCATGGCGTGCCGCTGTCCGGTGGTGTCGACGCGGGTTGGAGGGCCGCTGGATATCATTGAGGAAGGCGTGAACGGGCATCTGGTCGACATCGAAGACGTAGATGGCTTGTCACAGCGGCTTTTACAGGTCTTGACGCTGCCGCAGCACGACTGGAAGCGGATGTCGGATGCAGCCTATGACACGGCAAACCGTTTCACCTGGGACGATGCGACCGACCTGTTCGAGAAGGCGCTGGAACTCGCCATTGAGCGGGACAGGCGTGGTGACTGGTCGCCTCGCCCGATGATTTTGGCATGA